tctttcttttcGCCTGAGCAATCAGGTTTTCAGGCACAATCGTTGGGGTCGAGAGTATCTCTTCTCATTGGGAAGATTCTAAATGGCGGTCATTGAAGGTTGGTATCTGTGCTGAGGTCCCTTTATTTGGATTCAATTGTTATTGATTCAAGACTAAAAATTTCCGTTTCTCTTATGATATTCCTAGGTTCAATGGGACGAACCTGCATCAATTCGAAGACCAGAAAGGGTTTCACCTTGGGAAATCGAACCATTTGTGGCATCTGTACCAACCAACCTATCCCCACCACTGATGTCAAAGCACAAAAGAGCTCGTCCTCGTGTTGAAATCCCAGTTTCTGGTTCGATTTTCCTTCCAATAAATGTACCAttttcacacattttttttggcattttgTGTGCTTTATATCTTTTAGTGCCATGATTTTAGATAATCAGACTTCTGCTGTGTCGGCTGCCTGGAATCTGCCTCAGGAGTCACATCAGACGAATCATGGTCTTGAAGGACACAAGGGCAATCACACGGCTAGATCTGTTGCAGAAACATGTACGGCCGCTCCTCCTAATACAATAACTGAAGAAGCAGAAGAGAGTAAAACTGCATCAGCTTGGTCCATTATTTCAAATTCGTCGGCTCTGAGTTCTGTGAAACAGATCAGTAGCCCTGTGTCCTGCCAGACCGAGAGGAAACCGGATACTGCTGTGACATGCAGATTGTTCGGAATTGACTTGAATAATCCCTCAACATTGCCACCTGCTGAGAATTCTTCTATGATGTCAGACGACGCACCACAAGAAGGTGAAGGATTTGTCACAAAACAGTCGAGAGCACCAAGAAAGGACACTCAGAGCCGACACGGTCAGTTCTCCAGAAGTCGCACCAAGGTACTCGATAAATGCCTCAAATCTTGTAATATACATTTTctctgatatttttttttgagattttgaacCAAACTGTTGTGGACAAGGTGCAAATGCAAGGGATTGCAGTTGGCCGTGCAGTGGACTTGACCATGCTGAAGGGGTATGACGAGCTCATAACTGAACTTGAAGAGATGTTCGAGATTAAAGGAGAGCTGCAGCCTCGAGATAAATGGGAAATTGTGTTTACAGATAACGAAGGGGACATGATGCTTATGGGCGACGATCCATGGCTGTAAGTGCTCGTTTTCTTTCAAGGGTCAATTGCCACAAACAACACAACATTTACCAAATTCTGCAATATTCCACGTGGTTTTTAACACGCTGCAATTACAATACTGCCTTATTTTGTCTCATATATACCTTGAAATAAAGGTTGTAATtgcaaaaaaagtaaatgtggtgtgataattatcattttaaaagCATGTCCTAATATTGCCAATCCAGGTAAGCATTGTGTTATTTCCGAAACAACTAACCTTTCTTTGAAATGACTGTACACTGTACAAAACTGCACTCTGCATTGTAGTTTTTCTTCAGTTCGTGTGTGATTCTTGCATAGAATTCGTCAGCAATGAACCCTTCTTTGAAATGACTGCACATGTTCATAAATTCACTCTTCATTGGAGAACTTTTTCTTAAGTTTGTGTGATTCTTGCAGAGAATTTGTCAACATGGTTCGTAGGATTTTCATCTGTTCGAGCCAGGAGGTAAAGAAGATGAAAGGATGCGAAGGAACAAACCTCATCACGCAACATCTTGGTGATTAAACTCTATCGCTTGATTGGCTTTCCCGTTGTTCCATTGGAGAAGGGATCGAAAATTTCATGTGGTTAACTAGCAAACTGGCACTAGCTTAGTTCGTGTCTCGATTTTTTGAATCTGTCGGCTTGTTTTAAGGTATGACGAGAGCGGATCATCCCCCTCGTGTAGGTTGGTTAGATTATGTGCATATTTAGAGTTTGTTGGTTGGTTAGGAGAATGTGGGCTCGTCTCTTGATGTATATTGGCAAAAAAGTTGTGTTTGTTGAATTAGCGCTTCTATTTCTTGTGAGACTATTTATCATCATAATCACAAGGTTTATTGTTGTTAGTTGAACTCCTGAGTTTAATGAGATGATTTATTCTAAACTGCGTTTCATTTCCTATTTTTGTACatctatattttttcatgtgATTTGGTTATACATGTTGC
The genomic region above belongs to Salvia hispanica cultivar TCC Black 2014 chromosome 3, UniMelb_Shisp_WGS_1.0, whole genome shotgun sequence and contains:
- the LOC125213670 gene encoding auxin response factor 9-like isoform X3 encodes the protein MANRVPLSQQQYGCFPAEGGGGAKDVMYEELWRACAGPLVDVPQVGEKVYYFPQGHMEQLEASTNQELNQRIPLFNLPSKILCSVFNINLLTEVDTDEVYAQITLMPEADQTQPRSPDISCDEPPRPVVHSFCKVLTASDTSTHGGFSVLRKHANECLPPLDMTQQTPTQELIAKDLHGIEWHFKHIFRGQPRRHLLTTGWSTFVTSKRLVAGDSFVFLRGENGELRVGVRHHARQQNSIPSSVISSQSMHLGVLATASHALLTQTLFVVYYKPRTSQFIIGLNKCVEAENHRFGVGMRFKMRFEGEDSPERRFSGTIVGVESISSHWEDSKWRSLKVQWDEPASIRRPERVSPWEIEPFVASVPTNLSPPLMSKHKRARPRVEIPVSGSIFLPINESHQTNHGLEGHKGNHTARSVAETCTAAPPNTITEEAEESKTASAWSIISNSSALSSVKQISSPVSCQTERKPDTAVTCRLFGIDLNNPSTLPPAENSSMMSDDAPQEGEGFVTKQSRAPRKDTQSRHGQFSRSRTKVQMQGIAVGRAVDLTMLKGYDELITELEEMFEIKGELQPRDKWEIVFTDNEGDMMLMGDDPWLEFVNMVRRIFICSSQEVKKMKGCEGTNLITQHLGD
- the LOC125213670 gene encoding auxin response factor 9-like isoform X2, whose product is MANRVPLSQQQYGGGGAKDVMYEELWRACAGPLVDVPQVGEKVYYFPQGHMEQLEASTNQELNQRIPLFNLPSKILCSVFNINLLTEVDTDEVYAQITLMPEADQTQPRSPDISCDEPPRPVVHSFCKVLTASDTSTHGGFSVLRKHANECLPPLDMTQQTPTQELIAKDLHGIEWHFKHIFRGQPRRHLLTTGWSTFVTSKRLVAGDSFVFLRGENGELRVGVRHHARQQNSIPSSVISSQSMHLGVLATASHALLTQTLFVVYYKPRTSQFIIGLNKCVEAENHRFGVGMRFKMRFEGEDSPERRFSGTIVGVESISSHWEDSKWRSLKVQWDEPASIRRPERVSPWEIEPFVASVPTNLSPPLMSKHKRARPRVEIPVSDNQTSAVSAAWNLPQESHQTNHGLEGHKGNHTARSVAETCTAAPPNTITEEAEESKTASAWSIISNSSALSSVKQISSPVSCQTERKPDTAVTCRLFGIDLNNPSTLPPAENSSMMSDDAPQEGEGFVTKQSRAPRKDTQSRHGQFSRSRTKVQMQGIAVGRAVDLTMLKGYDELITELEEMFEIKGELQPRDKWEIVFTDNEGDMMLMGDDPWLEFVNMVRRIFICSSQEVKKMKGCEGTNLITQHLGD
- the LOC125213670 gene encoding auxin response factor 9-like isoform X1; this translates as MANRVPLSQQQYGCFPAEGGGGAKDVMYEELWRACAGPLVDVPQVGEKVYYFPQGHMEQLEASTNQELNQRIPLFNLPSKILCSVFNINLLTEVDTDEVYAQITLMPEADQTQPRSPDISCDEPPRPVVHSFCKVLTASDTSTHGGFSVLRKHANECLPPLDMTQQTPTQELIAKDLHGIEWHFKHIFRGQPRRHLLTTGWSTFVTSKRLVAGDSFVFLRGENGELRVGVRHHARQQNSIPSSVISSQSMHLGVLATASHALLTQTLFVVYYKPRTSQFIIGLNKCVEAENHRFGVGMRFKMRFEGEDSPERRFSGTIVGVESISSHWEDSKWRSLKVQWDEPASIRRPERVSPWEIEPFVASVPTNLSPPLMSKHKRARPRVEIPVSDNQTSAVSAAWNLPQESHQTNHGLEGHKGNHTARSVAETCTAAPPNTITEEAEESKTASAWSIISNSSALSSVKQISSPVSCQTERKPDTAVTCRLFGIDLNNPSTLPPAENSSMMSDDAPQEGEGFVTKQSRAPRKDTQSRHGQFSRSRTKVQMQGIAVGRAVDLTMLKGYDELITELEEMFEIKGELQPRDKWEIVFTDNEGDMMLMGDDPWLEFVNMVRRIFICSSQEVKKMKGCEGTNLITQHLGD